In Calliopsis andreniformis isolate RMS-2024a chromosome 6, iyCalAndr_principal, whole genome shotgun sequence, the genomic window TATTCGATATTAATTACCGTcgatttttcaaataataaaaGTATTCTTTTGACTAATCAAAGTTAACCTCATTGATCTCTAGGGGAATCCCTAGGCagctttaaaatttcaaaatgtcGGCGAAAGAGCAACTCAGCTTCGAGCTTCAAGGAATATTCGATGAATTTACAAGAGTTCGAGACGTAAGTAAATCATCGATCAGAGTAACAAACAATTTGAAGTGTTATAAActattttcttaataataaaataaaacttgaCAGGCATACGTAGCTATGAAGGCTTATTGTGACGCTCAGGAAGAAACGTTAGCGCTGGAAAAAGAACGTTCGAAAAGAATGAAAGGAAACATAGAGAagttatcgacaacttatttacTTCTCGAGAAACGATACAAATCGACCTTAGAAgaattaaaaacagaaaaagaGAACTTGTGTAAAACAGTAGAAGATTTGAAAGAACAGTGCGATCATTTGCGTTTAATTGGAATTGATCGTAATGGAAACGACGAACAGagtaatttattattatatttttagtgGTAGTATTTTGAAGAcagtattatagtaattatgtcACAGTATGCAAGTTACAAGACGAAATAGAGGTTCTCAAAGTCCAAATGCAGCTGCAAGAAGAAAAACATAATGAGGATGTTGCTATACTTAAACAGCGACACTCAGATGAAATAAAGAGGTACAAGGTGTTGCTGCAGAACTCAAAACAAGATGTTGCTACTgtaatattatatttctataattaacaaattttttaaaacactACAATTTATAATTCCGTTTGCTGAAATGAGTTTCATTTAAAATACATAGAATCAGAGTAGGAAAAGGGGACCACCGAAAAATGTAGACAAAAATAAGAAGAATACATTTTTCTTCAggtattattttataataaaataataatttcataAGGTTGAAATTTAATCAGTTCACAATATTCTAGTATCTTTTTGcatcaaaatttaattaaataattcattCTAATTCGAactaattatattaaaaaataacaatattaaaTTATAACAACCAATTTTACGAATTTCAAAGATGGCCTGAGTTGGACATTCAGAAAGTCAGCAATACTCTTCCTTTGTCTGACGAAGAggaaattgaaaataataaaaacaacGGGAACAAGAGAAGGAAATTATTTCAGGAAGACAGGGATGCTGTGTTTAACATTGTTTAAAGTATCCACATTTTATCAAGTCAGACAAAACGATGAAATTAATACATAATTGCTTAACAGATTTTAGATAGAAATTACTGTAGCTACAATATTGTATAATTTACATAA contains:
- the LOC143180119 gene encoding uncharacterized protein LOC143180119, giving the protein MSAKEQLSFELQGIFDEFTRVRDAYVAMKAYCDAQEETLALEKERSKRMKGNIEKLSTTYLLLEKRYKSTLEELKTEKENLCKTVEDLKEQCDHLRLIGIDRNGNDEQICKLQDEIEVLKVQMQLQEEKHNEDVAILKQRHSDEIKRYKVLLQNSKQDVATNQSRKRGPPKNVDKNKKNTFFFRWPELDIQKVSNTLPLSDEEEIENNKNNGNKRRKLFQEDRDAVFNIV